One region of Armigeres subalbatus isolate Guangzhou_Male chromosome 3, GZ_Asu_2, whole genome shotgun sequence genomic DNA includes:
- the LOC134222565 gene encoding uncharacterized protein LOC134222565, with the protein MQTFDGNIDDWLSFRDLYLSLIHRKADLPEVEKFHYLKGCLAGEAKSLVDPLPITRENYQVAWDSSMKRYNDSKQLKRRQVQALFKLPKLAKESATELRSLLEGFERFMQTLDQLVQPVEYKDLLLLDVLCARLDPITRRSWEELSSTKEQDTIKDLTDFIQRRVKDLAALPTKSSIYKEELPQQKRAPFRHLSYTSVQRERWGCVACPEDHPLYQCPRFQRMSIPDRTKVLRDNGLCRNCFRHGHWAVDCSSPYTCRNCRGKHHTLVCSLTPSNGSRNGSPTLRAPAASRSTHSERPTTQGGTPAQVSSNVTGTKVSSILLATAVILVEGITEFVFRPERF; encoded by the coding sequence AAGTGGAAAAATTCCACTACCTCAAAGGGTGCTTGGCAGGCGAAGCCAAGTCACTAGTGGATCCGCTGCCAATTACGCGGGAGAACTATCAGGTCGCGTGGGACTCTTCAATGAAACGCTATAACGATAGCAAGCAGCTTAAGCGTCGTCAAGTTCAGGCGCTGTTCAAGTTACCGAAGCTGGCTAAGGAGTCGGCTACCGAGTTGCGGTCCCTACTGGAGGGCTTCGAGCGGTTTATGCAGACGCTAGATCAGCTAGTTCAACCTGTTGAATATAAAGATCTGCTGCTGTTGGACGTCCTATGCGCGCGACTGGATCCGATAACTAGAAGAAGCTGGGAAGAACTATCCTCAACTAAGGAGCAGGATACGATCAAGGATCTAACTGATTTCATCCAACGTAGAGTGAAAGACCTTGCTGCTCTACCAACCAAGTCCTCGATTTACAAGGAAGAACTTCCTCAACAAAAAAGGGCACCGTTTCGGCACTTGAGCTACACCAGTGTTCAGAGGGAACGTTGGGGCTGTGTAGCGTGCCCAGAAGATCACCCACTATATCAATGCCCGAGATTTCAACGGATGTCTATACCCGATCGAACCAAGGTGTTACGGGATAACGGGCTCTGCCGGAACTGTTTTAGGCATGGCCATTGGGCGGTGGATTGTTCATCCCCATATACATGCCGGAACTGCAGAGGTAAGCACCACACTTTGGTATGCTCACTAACCCCATCCAACGGAAGTAGAAACGGATCACCGACGCTCCGAGCCCCTGCAGCGAGCAGAAGTACCCATTCCGAAAGGCCGACTACACAAGGAGGAACACCAGCGCAGGTGTCATCCAATGTAACCGGAACAAAGGTATCGTCGATACTCCTTGCAACGGCCGTTATCCTAGTGGAAGGAATAACGGAGTTCGTGTTCCGGCCAGAGCGCTTCTAG